A DNA window from Anastrepha obliqua isolate idAnaObli1 chromosome 5, idAnaObli1_1.0, whole genome shotgun sequence contains the following coding sequences:
- the LOC129248241 gene encoding ctenidin-3-like: MKLFVVLSAIVAVGWAMPQFGGGNANANADANANAEGFGGPGAGGFGGPGAGGFGGPGGGGFGGGPGFGGGFGGNPGFGGGFGGNQGNGGGFGGNPGFGGGFGGNPGFGGGFGGNQGFNGGGLNKANANAEANANAGGFGGSSANADATANAGGFGGSSANADATANAGGFGK; the protein is encoded by the coding sequence atgaaattatttgtagTGCTGTCCGCAATTGTAGCCGTTGGTTGGGCTATGCCACAATTTGGTGGCGGAAATGCAAATGCCAATGCCGATGCTAACGCTAATGCAGAAGGATTTGGCGGACCTGGTGCAGGAGGATTTGGTGGACCTGGTGCAGGAGGATTTGGTGGACCCGGTGGCGGCGGCTTTGGCGGAGGTCCAGGATTCGGAGGCGGTTTCGGTGGAAATCCAGGATTTGGAGGCGGTTTCGGTGGAAACCAAGGAAATGGCGGCGGTTTCGGTGGAAATCCAGGATTCGGAGGCGGTTTCGGTGGAAATCCAGGATTTGGAGGCGGTTTCGGTGGAAACCAAGGATTCAATGGCGGCGGTCTCAACAAAGCCAATGCTAATGCTGAAGCCAATGCAAACGCCGGTGGATTCGGAGGCAGTTCGGCTAATGCTGACGCCACTGCGAACGCCGGTGGATTCGGAGGCAGTTCGGCTAATGCTGACGCCACTGCGAACGCCGGTGGATTTGGCAAATAG
- the LOC129248923 gene encoding uncharacterized protein LOC129248923 has protein sequence MKLLLVLSAIIAVSWAMPQYSGGNANANAEANAGAGGFGGPGAGGFGGPGAGGFGGPGAGGYGGPGAGGFGGPGAGGFGGQNFGGGGGGGFGGNQGGFGRNQGGGASSNANANAVAKTNAGGFGGSANAEAEASATAGAFGGFGK, from the coding sequence ATGAAATTACTTCTAGTGCTGTCCGCAATTATAGCCGTTAGTTGGGCTATGCCACAATATAGTGGCGGAAATGCAAATGCCAATGCTGAAGCTAACGCTGGTGCAGGAGGATTTGGAGGACCTGGTGCAGGAGGATTTGGTGGACCTGGTGCAGGAGGATTTGGAGGACCTGGTGCAGGAGGATATGGTGGACCTGGTGCAGGAGGATTTGGAGGACCTGGTGCTGGAGGATTTGGTGGACAAAACttcggcggcggcggcggcggcggcttTGGCGGAAATCAAGGTGGTTTCGGTAGAAATCAAGGAGGTGGTGCTTCTAGTAACGCCAATGCCAATGCCGTTGCAAAGACAAACGCCGGTGGATTCGGCGGTTCGGCAAATGCCGAGGCTGAAGCGAGTGCGACCGCGGGTGCATTTGGTGGTTTTGGCAAATAG
- the LOC129248924 gene encoding uncharacterized protein LOC129248924 produces the protein MKLLVVLFAIVAVGWAMPQFGGGQGGFGGGQGGFGGGQGGFGGGQGGFGGGQGGFGGGQGGFGGGQGGFGGNQGGGFGGNQGGGFGGNQGGGFGGNGGGFGGNQGFGGPVLSAIIAVSWAMPQFGGGQGGFGGSNGGGFGGNQGGGFGGNQGGGFGGNQGGGFGGNQGGGFGGNQGGGFGGNGGGFGGNQGFGGPGK, from the exons ATGAAATTACTTGTAGTGCTTTTCGCAATTGTAGCCGTTGGTTGGGCTATGCCACAATTTGGTGGTGGACAAGGAGGATTTGGTGGTGGACAAGGAGGATTTGGTGGTGGACAAGGAGGATTTGGTGGTGGACAAGGAGGATTTGGGGGTGGACAAGGAGGATTTGGTGGTGGACAAGGAGGATTTGGTGGTGGACAAGGAGGCTTTGGCGGGAATCAAGGAGGTGGTTTCGGTGGAAATCAAGGAGGTGGTTTCGGTGGAAATCAAGGAGGTGGTTTCGGTGGAAATGGAGGCGGTTTCGGTGGAAATCAAGGATTCGGTGGTCCTG TGCTGTCCGCAATTATAGCCGTTAGTTGGGCTATGCCACAATTTGGTGGTGGACAAGGAGGATTTGGTGGATCCAATGGCGGAGGCTTTGGCGGGAATCAAGGAGGTGGTTTCGGTGGAAATCAAGGAGGTGGTTTTGGTGGAAATCAAGGAGGTGGTTTCGGTGGAAATCAAGGAGGTGGTTTCGGTGGAAATCAAGGAGGTGGTTTCGGTGGAAATGGAGGCGGTTTCGGTGGAAATCAAGGATTCGGTGGTCCTGGTAAATAA